The following proteins are co-located in the Manihot esculenta cultivar AM560-2 chromosome 7, M.esculenta_v8, whole genome shotgun sequence genome:
- the LOC110619223 gene encoding pectinesterase, producing MIGKVVVSAISLILVVGIVIGVVASVHRSTTKTVETPQMKAVTQICQPTNYKETCTEALSSANTTDPKELIKAGILAISDSLSKSLKLSQGLVGEAVSEPRTKLALQDCNTLLKNASDGIEDILTRMAESQLQSIAEHADDFRIWLSSIISYQELCMDGFQHNGDIKSTVQNSTDYGNKLTDNVLTILAAISNILQDFGLQFNPPKNSRRLLGADGYPTWLTAGHRKLMAGAGPAPNAVVAQDGSGQFKSISAAINSYRPGSSARFVVHVKAGTYNEQILVPKTHSNVFMYGDGPDKTIITGKKSFASGVNTFNTAPFVVEGPGFICKNMGFQNTAGPSGHQACSIRVNSDMSVFHNCKFDGYQDTLLYQAGRQYYGNCVITGTVDFLFGYGAAVIQNSQIIVRKPNKGQKNTVTADGRKEKGQNTGLVIHNCKIIPEPQLVPERLTVKTYLGRPWKQFSTTVVMQTELGDLIQPEGWMPWDGNLFLNTIFYAEYANTGAGANTANRVKWKTLHFLNPVEAQRFTVGTFLPGSGQWIKTAGVPFLLGFR from the exons atgattGGAAAAGTTGTTGTTTCCGCGATTTCATTGATTCTTGTCGTCGGTATAGTAATCGGAGTTGTGGCTTCCGTCCACCGGAGTACAACAAAAACTGTCGAAACACCACAGATGAAAGCTGTTACACAAATATGCCAACCTACTAATTATAAAGAAACTTGCACCGAAGCTCTTAGTTCTGCCAATACCACTGATCCTAAGGAGCTAATCAAGGCAGGCATTTTAGCCATCTCAGATTCCTTGAGCAAATCCTTGAAATTGAGTCAGGGTCTTGTCGGAGAAGCCGTTAGCGAGCCCCGCACGAAACTTGCCCTGCAGGATTGCAATACGTTGCTGAAAAATGCCTCTGATGGGATTGAAGACATTCTTACAAGGATGGCTGAGAGCCAATTGCAAAGCATAGCTGAACATGCTGATGATTTTCGAATTTGGTTGAGTTCTATTATCTCCTATCAGGAATTATGCATGGATGGATTTCAGCACAATGGCGACATTAAATCTACAGTGCAAAACAGTACGGATTATGGCAATAAATTAACAGATAATGTCTTGACAATTCTTGCTGCGATTTCAAACATCTTGCAAGACTTTGGTCTCCAGTTTAATCCACCCAAAAATTCTCGTCGCCTCCTTGGAGCTGATGGGTACCCAACTTGGTTAACAGCTGGTCATCGGAAGCTTATGGCCGGTGCTGGTCCTGCACCAAATGCAGTGGTGGCTCAAGATGGCAGTGGGCAATTCAAATCCATTAGTGCAGCTATAAACTCATACCGGCCGGGCAGCAGTGCCAGATTTGTTGTCCATGTAAAGGCCGGAACCTACAACGAGCAAATACTGGTGCCAAAGACTCATTCTAATGTTTTCATGTACGGTGATGGACCAGATAAGACCATTATCACCGGAAAGAAGAGCTTCGCCAGTGGTGTAAACACCTTTAACACTGCTCCTTTTG TGGTTGAAGGACCAGGGTTCATCTGCAAGAACATGGGATTCCAGAACACAGCAGGTCCTAGTGGTCACCAAGCTTGTTCCATCCGAGTTAACTCTGATATGTCAGTGTTCCACAACTGCAAGTTTGATGGGTATCAGGATACATTGTTGTACCAAGCCGGACGACAATACTACGGCAACTGTGTCATTACCGGCACCGTTGATTTCCTTTTTGGATATGGTGCAGCTGTGATCCAGAACTCCCAGATCATTGTTAGAAAGCCTAATAAAGGCCAGAAGAACACAGTGACTGCAGATGGCAGGAAAGAAAAGGGACAAAACACTGGTCTTGTTATCCACAATTGCAAGATTATTCCTGAACCACAGCTTGTCCCTGAGAGGCTCACTGTGAAAACATACTTGGGCAGACCTTGGAAACAATTTTCAACGACTGTAGTAATGCAGACAGAATTGGGAGATTTGATTCAGCCTGAGGGATGGATGCCATGGGATGGAAACCTATTCCTTAACACCATTTTCTATGCTGAGTATGCCAATACTGGAGCTGGTGCCAATACTGCTAATAGGGTCAAGTGGAAGACACTTCATTTCCTTAACCCTGTTGAAGCTCAACGATTCACCGTCGGAACTTTCCTTCCCGGTTCCGGGCAATGGATAAAAACCGCTGGAGTTCCTTTCTTGCTTGGATTCCGTTGA